The following proteins are encoded in a genomic region of Methylibium petroleiphilum PM1:
- a CDS encoding DNA-deoxyinosine glycosylase: MTRPQAPDALAAGSRVDAATLPPLSGLPPVVGPATRLVVLGSFPGAASLAAQQYYAHPRNHFWPLLSALWGVDLRALDYPRRLQELTARGLGLWDVYATCRREGSLDSAIRDARPNDLAGLRRLAPHWQAVAHNGGESARSARLTAALGLVVHRLPSTSPANASWSFERKLAAWRAVFEQHGLIPTS, from the coding sequence ATGACCCGACCGCAGGCGCCGGATGCCCTGGCCGCCGGATCGCGGGTCGACGCTGCCACGCTGCCGCCTCTGTCCGGCCTGCCGCCGGTCGTCGGCCCGGCCACGCGCCTGGTGGTGCTGGGCAGTTTCCCCGGCGCGGCCTCGCTGGCCGCACAGCAGTACTACGCGCATCCCCGCAACCACTTCTGGCCGCTGCTGTCAGCGCTGTGGGGCGTGGACCTGCGCGCGCTCGACTACCCGCGGCGGCTGCAGGAGCTCACCGCGCGCGGTCTCGGCCTGTGGGACGTGTACGCCACCTGCCGGCGCGAAGGCAGCCTGGACAGCGCGATCCGCGACGCGCGGCCCAACGACCTGGCCGGCCTGCGCCGGCTTGCGCCGCACTGGCAGGCCGTGGCCCACAACGGTGGGGAGTCGGCGCGGTCGGCGCGCCTCACCGCCGCGCTCGGGCTGGTGGTGCACCGGCTGCCCTCCACCAGCCCCGCCAACGCCAGCTGGTCTTTCGAGCGCAAGCTCGCGGCCTGGCGGG
- a CDS encoding TatD family hydrolase yields the protein MATPTVPAGWTDTHCHLDAPEFDADRTAVVERARHAGVTQIVLPAVAPFDFDTVRELAHRHGLAYALGVHPMYTGPLDDAALDALREALAAHRDDPRLVAVGEIGLDHFVPGLDRAKQEHFYVQQLAMAREAGLPVLLHVRRSADSLLKHLRRMPEVGGIAHAFNGSAQQAQSFVAQGFKLGFGGAMSFERALQLRRLATELPLEAIVLETDAPDIPPQWLYRTAAQRTAGERSRNEPAELPRIAAGLAALRGLTLEALAHATQTNARTALPRLATLDAVEAST from the coding sequence ATGGCCACGCCCACCGTGCCCGCCGGCTGGACCGACACCCACTGCCACCTCGATGCCCCGGAGTTCGATGCCGATCGGACGGCCGTGGTCGAGCGTGCGCGCCATGCCGGGGTGACGCAGATCGTGCTGCCCGCGGTCGCGCCGTTCGACTTCGACACCGTGCGGGAACTGGCGCACCGCCACGGGCTGGCCTATGCGCTCGGCGTCCACCCGATGTACACCGGCCCGCTCGACGACGCGGCGCTCGATGCGCTGCGCGAGGCGCTGGCGGCGCACCGCGACGACCCCCGGCTGGTCGCCGTCGGCGAGATCGGTCTGGATCACTTCGTGCCGGGGCTCGATCGCGCGAAGCAGGAGCACTTCTACGTGCAGCAGCTCGCGATGGCGCGCGAGGCCGGCTTGCCGGTGCTGCTGCACGTGCGCCGCTCGGCCGACAGCCTGCTCAAGCACCTGCGCCGCATGCCGGAGGTCGGTGGCATCGCACACGCGTTCAACGGCAGCGCCCAGCAGGCGCAGTCCTTCGTGGCCCAGGGCTTCAAGCTCGGTTTCGGGGGCGCGATGAGTTTCGAGCGCGCACTGCAGCTACGCCGGCTGGCGACCGAATTGCCGCTGGAGGCCATCGTGCTGGAGACCGATGCGCCCGACATCCCGCCACAGTGGCTGTACCGCACCGCAGCCCAGCGCACTGCCGGCGAGCGCAGCCGCAACGAGCCGGCGGAACTGCCGCGCATCGCCGCCGGGTTGGCCGCCCTGCGAGGCCTGACGCTCGAGGCGCTGGCGCACGCGACCCAGACCAATGCGCGCACGGCCCTGCCGCGCCTGGCCACGCTCGATGCCGTGGAGGCGTCGACATGA